In a genomic window of Planctomycetota bacterium:
- a CDS encoding diguanylate cyclase, with protein MSLKTARYRMMMLPAMVLLLGLAATLMAHHLAWRIHERGEYQRFVNLGDKIAEGIADRVNINAYGLRGANGVFVASVQVTRDEFARYVHSRDLTHEFPGAQGYGYIERVSRDKLDDYVDRVRREDMADFAVQTEGDAADLYVIRFIEPLSANAAALGHDIAAEPNRKETADRAMLTGRPSITGRILLPHDTRRHTGFLYLYPVYEPGASPATPEQRRRALLGWVYAPLIMDEMIRDVAKIVDHQIGFDIFDGNECTALTALSYRHLRPLDPAEAVDDRHYAASTFSRSVGIEVGGRTWTIWLNSTPEFDARANENMPLFAGVGGVTLSMLLAGIVLAQCRLEIKAHHLAMKMTRSLRESETESRRLATIASMTNDLVVLMDPKGAIEWVNDSFTKITGYHLEEIRGRTLGAVLNGPRTDHSTQARIDHAMTQKDGVSVTIIHYTKTGRAFWNAMEIQSCMDHQGKVFQIMAIGSDVTDQHMAAGRLRESEARFRAAIDGGFDAFFLLKAEREDGVTISDFVFLDINTKATEFALLPRERIIGRRLLELFPQPATNELFNQYVKVIETGNTYEVEVRELRGESEIWFQIQAVRVGDGVAVTSRDITDRKRSETALRQAAESDRLTGLPNRETFFKELKGSLQHAKRETKRQLAVLFLDFDRFKHINDTYGHDAGDELLCAIAGRMRTALRFNPRQKLSEVPAIAARFGGDEFVVLVRDIACEADAQTIVDRLLDKFKAPYALAGHQIRSSVSIGIATTFDGCREADALVRRADHAMYQAKSAGRGRSVTSTARNRAASDDASSPSDSDHFEGAGAGGIKPS; from the coding sequence ATGTCTCTGAAAACCGCGCGATACCGCATGATGATGCTGCCGGCGATGGTCCTGCTGCTCGGACTGGCGGCGACGCTGATGGCGCATCATCTGGCATGGCGCATTCACGAACGCGGCGAATATCAGCGATTCGTCAACCTCGGCGACAAGATCGCCGAGGGCATCGCCGACCGTGTCAACATCAACGCCTACGGCCTGCGCGGCGCCAACGGCGTCTTCGTCGCAAGCGTCCAGGTCACGCGCGACGAATTCGCCCGCTACGTCCACTCGCGCGATCTGACGCACGAATTCCCCGGAGCGCAGGGCTACGGCTACATCGAGCGGGTGAGCCGCGATAAACTTGACGACTATGTCGATCGCGTCCGACGGGAGGACATGGCGGACTTTGCGGTGCAGACAGAAGGCGACGCCGCCGATCTGTACGTCATTCGATTCATCGAGCCGCTGTCGGCCAACGCCGCGGCCTTGGGCCACGACATCGCCGCCGAGCCCAACCGCAAAGAGACCGCCGACCGCGCCATGCTGACCGGCCGGCCGTCCATCACCGGCCGCATCCTGCTGCCGCACGACACCCGCAGGCACACCGGATTCCTCTACCTCTATCCGGTCTATGAGCCGGGCGCCTCGCCCGCCACGCCCGAACAGCGCCGCCGGGCCCTGCTCGGATGGGTCTACGCCCCGTTGATCATGGACGAGATGATTCGCGACGTGGCGAAGATCGTCGATCATCAGATCGGATTCGACATCTTCGACGGCAACGAGTGCACCGCCCTGACCGCCTTGTCGTATCGCCATCTCCGACCGCTGGACCCCGCGGAAGCCGTGGACGATCGGCACTACGCCGCCAGCACCTTCAGCCGCTCTGTCGGCATCGAAGTGGGCGGGCGGACATGGACGATCTGGCTCAACTCCACGCCCGAGTTCGATGCGCGGGCCAATGAAAACATGCCCCTGTTCGCCGGCGTCGGCGGCGTGACGCTCTCGATGCTGCTGGCGGGCATCGTCCTCGCCCAGTGCCGCCTGGAAATCAAGGCCCATCATCTGGCGATGAAGATGACGCGTTCGCTTCGCGAAAGCGAAACCGAATCGCGGCGGCTCGCCACCATCGCGAGCATGACCAACGATCTGGTCGTGCTCATGGACCCCAAGGGGGCGATCGAATGGGTCAACGATTCATTTACAAAAATCACTGGATACCACCTGGAGGAAATTCGCGGGCGAACGCTCGGTGCGGTGCTCAACGGCCCGCGCACCGATCATTCCACGCAGGCCCGCATTGATCATGCGATGACCCAGAAGGACGGCGTCAGCGTCACGATCATCCACTACACCAAGACCGGACGGGCGTTCTGGAACGCCATGGAAATTCAGTCGTGCATGGACCATCAGGGCAAAGTCTTCCAGATCATGGCCATCGGATCGGACGTCACCGACCAGCACATGGCGGCGGGTCGGCTTCGCGAGTCGGAGGCGCGGTTCCGAGCGGCGATCGACGGCGGGTTCGATGCCTTCTTCCTCCTTAAGGCCGAACGCGAGGACGGCGTGACCATCAGCGACTTCGTCTTCCTGGACATCAACACCAAGGCCACGGAATTCGCCCTTTTGCCGCGTGAACGCATCATCGGCAGGCGCCTCCTGGAACTGTTCCCACAGCCGGCGACGAACGAGCTTTTCAATCAATACGTCAAGGTCATCGAAACGGGCAACACCTACGAAGTCGAAGTTCGCGAACTGCGCGGCGAAAGCGAAATCTGGTTTCAGATTCAGGCGGTCCGTGTCGGTGACGGCGTGGCGGTGACCAGCCGGGACATCACCGACCGCAAACGCTCCGAGACGGCCCTGCGCCAGGCGGCCGAGTCGGATCGGCTCACCGGCCTGCCCAATCGCGAAACCTTCTTCAAGGAACTCAAGGGATCGCTCCAACATGCGAAGCGAGAAACCAAGCGACAGCTCGCCGTGCTCTTTCTGGACTTCGATCGCTTCAAGCACATCAATGACACCTACGGCCATGATGCGGGGGACGAGTTGCTCTGCGCCATCGCCGGACGAATGCGTACCGCACTGCGATTCAACCCGCGCCAGAAGCTGAGCGAAGTCCCGGCCATCGCCGCCCGATTCGGCGGCGATGAGTTCGTCGTCCTTGTCCGCGATATCGCTTGCGAAGCCGACGCGCAGACGATCGTGGACCGATTGCTCGATAAGTTCAAAGCCCCCTACGCACTCGCCGGGCATCAGATTCGGTCATCGGTGAGCATCGGCATCGCCACTACTTTCGACGGCTGCCGCGAGGCCGATGCGCTCGTGCGGCGCGCGGACCATGCGATGTACCAGGCCAAGTCCGCCGGCCGGGGGCGATCCGTCACCAGCACCGCCCGGAATCGGGCCGCGTCGGACGACGCATCGTCGCCGTCGGATTCAGATCACTTTGAAGGCGCGGGTGCCGGGGGAATCAAGCCGTCGTGA
- a CDS encoding NUDIX domain-containing protein: MPIETHRRAGGSRRTKLRDPHMMVPMTSPIPYKIAVLCYLYDEWGRLLLLHRAQEPNKGLYSPIGGKLDMASGESPAACALREIREEVELELDYKDIHLTGLVSETAFNNQTHWLMFMYEVTRPVRVQRMVFREGTLEWHPWEDVQKLAIPETDRRVIYPLMRQYHDKFFHVHIDCHNGDIAWRLEHPVA; encoded by the coding sequence ATGCCCATTGAGACGCACCGGCGGGCGGGCGGTTCGCGGCGGACGAAACTTCGCGATCCGCATATGATGGTGCCCATGACTTCGCCGATTCCCTACAAGATCGCCGTGCTGTGCTACCTCTACGATGAGTGGGGACGGCTGCTGCTATTGCACCGGGCGCAGGAGCCCAACAAGGGCCTGTACTCCCCGATCGGCGGGAAACTGGACATGGCCAGCGGCGAGTCGCCCGCAGCGTGCGCCCTGCGGGAAATCCGCGAGGAGGTCGAGCTCGAACTCGACTACAAGGACATCCACCTGACGGGCCTGGTGAGCGAAACCGCCTTCAACAATCAGACGCACTGGCTCATGTTCATGTACGAAGTGACCCGCCCCGTTCGGGTCCAGCGCATGGTCTTCCGCGAAGGCACGCTCGAGTGGCATCCGTGGGAGGATGTCCAGAAGCTCGCCATCCCCGAAACCGACCGCCGCGTGATCTATCCGCTGATGCGGCAGTACCACGATAAATTCTTCCATGTCCACATCGATTGCCACAACGGCGACATCGCATGGCGGCTCGAGCACCCCGTCGCCTGA